A single genomic interval of Antarcticibacterium arcticum harbors:
- a CDS encoding glycosyltransferase yields MQVLVIGYVWPEPASSAAGSRMMQILEFLLSTGYTVSFATTASRGPWAFDLSNLGITTAQIELNSSSFDEYLKGLNPTLVIFDRFMMEEQFGWRVNKICPDAIRILDTEDLHFLRNFRELEFKGKAGYGNSGSSDLAKREIASIYRCDLSLIISEAEMQLLISEFKISPTLLFYLPFLFEDITASHISELPAFENRKDFISIGNFRHAPNVDAVVYLKEAIWPLIHKQIPDAKMEIYGAYPSARIEQLGDPKFNFNIKGRVKDAAEVVRKARVSLAPLRFGAGLKGKLAEAMINGTPNVTTSVGAEGMNGSLDWNGVITNDPEEFANAAVNLYNAPREWQQAQNRGFEIINTRFTKKVFYESFRERLSKLELELSKHREANFIGAMLMHHRVKSTYFLSKYIEIKNELEKTEKTKK; encoded by the coding sequence ATGCAGGTTCTTGTTATTGGATATGTGTGGCCCGAGCCAGCGTCTTCCGCTGCAGGCAGCAGGATGATGCAAATACTTGAATTTCTTCTTTCAACAGGTTACACCGTTAGTTTCGCAACCACAGCTTCCCGGGGGCCATGGGCGTTTGATCTTAGTAACTTGGGGATTACAACCGCACAAATAGAATTAAACAGCTCCAGTTTTGATGAATATCTCAAGGGCTTAAATCCAACACTCGTCATTTTTGACAGGTTTATGATGGAGGAACAATTTGGATGGCGGGTTAACAAAATATGTCCTGATGCTATAAGGATTCTTGATACAGAAGATCTTCATTTTCTGCGGAATTTCAGGGAACTTGAATTTAAAGGAAAAGCAGGTTACGGCAATTCAGGATCCTCAGATCTGGCAAAAAGAGAAATTGCGAGTATTTACCGCTGTGACCTGAGTTTGATAATTTCAGAGGCTGAAATGCAGTTATTGATTTCTGAATTTAAAATATCCCCTACGCTCCTATTCTATCTGCCATTTTTATTCGAGGATATTACCGCTTCCCACATCTCTGAATTGCCGGCTTTTGAAAATAGAAAGGACTTTATTAGCATTGGAAATTTCAGGCATGCGCCAAATGTGGATGCTGTGGTTTATCTAAAAGAAGCGATTTGGCCCTTGATACACAAACAAATTCCTGACGCCAAAATGGAGATCTACGGGGCTTATCCTTCTGCCAGGATTGAACAATTGGGTGATCCAAAATTCAATTTCAATATTAAAGGGAGAGTTAAGGATGCTGCCGAAGTTGTGAGGAAGGCGCGGGTAAGTTTAGCACCACTCCGGTTTGGTGCGGGACTTAAAGGAAAGCTTGCCGAGGCTATGATAAATGGAACACCTAATGTGACTACCAGTGTAGGTGCCGAAGGCATGAACGGCAGTTTAGATTGGAATGGTGTCATTACCAATGATCCTGAAGAATTTGCTAACGCTGCTGTAAACTTATACAACGCTCCCCGTGAATGGCAACAGGCGCAAAACAGAGGTTTTGAGATCATCAATACCAGATTTACCAAAAAAGTTTTTTATGAGAGTTTCAGGGAACGGCTTTCAAAACTGGAACTTGAGTTATCAAAACACAGGGAGGCTAATTTCATTGGTGCCATGCTTATGCATCACCGGGTTAAAAGCACCTATTTCCTTTCAAAATATATTGAAATTAAAAACGAACTGGAAAAAACAGAAAAGACAAAAAAATAG
- a CDS encoding HD domain-containing protein has product MAFNFFKSLSSPNILPQTYEYCMKFLENSRCKTLPFHSIEHTKEVYNYTKTIAQYEEVFGSDLEPILIAALFHDTGMAETYADHEEQSVEYAREYLTKKDYPEEKIKIVTNCILATKLPQKPTTQAEKIICDADLYHLGIESYIFRNERLRAEWKTFFNQEYTDEEWYKINMDFLKKQKYHTWFGKTVLLNRKDLNYKMMKERHDKYKFEM; this is encoded by the coding sequence ATGGCATTTAATTTTTTTAAAAGTTTAAGCTCCCCCAACATACTTCCTCAAACTTACGAGTATTGTATGAAGTTTCTGGAAAACAGCAGGTGCAAAACGCTTCCTTTTCATAGCATTGAGCACACAAAGGAAGTATATAATTATACGAAAACTATTGCCCAGTATGAAGAAGTGTTTGGATCTGATCTTGAACCAATTCTCATTGCTGCCTTATTCCATGACACGGGAATGGCTGAAACTTACGCTGATCATGAGGAACAGAGTGTTGAATATGCCCGGGAATATTTAACGAAAAAGGATTATCCTGAAGAAAAGATAAAAATTGTTACCAATTGCATCCTGGCAACCAAGTTGCCTCAAAAACCAACAACTCAGGCAGAAAAGATCATTTGTGATGCCGACTTATATCACCTGGGAATTGAAAGTTATATATTCAGGAATGAAAGGCTTCGTGCGGAGTGGAAGACCTTTTTTAATCAGGAATATACAGATGAGGAATGGTACAAGATAAACATGGATTTTCTCAAAAAGCAAAAGTATCATACCTGGTTTGGAAAAACAGTTTTACTAAACAGGAAAGATCTTAATTACAAAATGATGAAAGAGCGGCATGACAAATATAAATTTGAAATGTAA
- a CDS encoding GreA/GreB family elongation factor produces the protein MSRGFVKEDDQEEAPFIPPRAALPAGVINYVTKTGLEQLQRERTNLEDQLTSLTNIEDEKEKRHARAVLTGKLNLLNERINSARVLDPEEQPKDEVRFGAAVTFEVIAGEQKGSVIRFQIVGVDEADIKLKKIAFVAPIAVALTGKRIGETTQFNRGKTVQEFKILEISYS, from the coding sequence ATGAGCAGAGGATTTGTAAAAGAAGATGATCAGGAAGAAGCACCTTTTATTCCGCCAAGGGCAGCCTTGCCTGCGGGAGTGATCAATTATGTAACCAAAACCGGCCTTGAACAATTGCAACGTGAAAGGACCAATCTTGAAGATCAACTTACTTCCCTTACCAATATTGAAGACGAGAAAGAAAAGCGCCACGCCCGTGCTGTACTGACCGGAAAACTAAATCTTTTAAATGAACGCATTAACTCAGCCCGGGTTTTAGACCCTGAAGAACAACCAAAAGACGAAGTAAGATTTGGAGCTGCAGTTACCTTTGAAGTTATTGCAGGTGAACAGAAAGGATCGGTTATAAGGTTTCAGATAGTGGGCGTAGATGAGGCAGATATAAAATTGAAAAAGATTGCATTTGTTGCTCCTATTGCTGTTGCTTTAACCGGAAAAAGGATTGGGGAAACAACGCAGTTTAATAGGGGCAAAACTGTTCAGGAATTTAAGATACTTGAAATTTCATATTCCTGA
- a CDS encoding DoxX family protein, with protein MKNTYSTNLSLPKVDLGLLIFRLGISGLMLTHGIPKLIKFFGSEPIVFGDPLGFGEVTTFTLAVIAEFLCSILIILGLGTRLAVIPLILTMGVAAFIVHAQDGFGSQELPLLFLTGYILLLFTGSGKFSLDWYFLSQKRT; from the coding sequence ATGAAAAATACGTACTCTACCAATTTAAGCCTTCCAAAAGTTGACCTGGGATTATTGATATTTCGCCTGGGAATTTCTGGTTTAATGCTCACACATGGAATCCCGAAGCTTATTAAATTTTTTGGGAGCGAACCAATTGTTTTTGGTGACCCTCTTGGTTTTGGAGAGGTAACAACATTTACGCTTGCAGTAATCGCAGAATTCTTATGTTCAATCCTGATTATACTTGGCCTGGGTACCAGGCTTGCAGTAATACCTCTAATTCTTACGATGGGAGTTGCCGCATTTATCGTACATGCCCAGGATGGGTTTGGAAGTCAGGAATTGCCTTTGTTGTTCTTAACCGGTTATATCTTACTATTATTTACCGGTAGCGGTAAATTTTCACTGGACTGGTATTTTCTGTCTCAAAAGAGAACATAA
- a CDS encoding OmpA/MotB family protein codes for MKKTVLMAVMSMAMLSSCVSKKKYVELENQLSDTQSNLQRTTMEKEEAQRKLDAIEARVADYNAKINSLQESNDERLEMNDLTAMSTNNKRKMRETLAKVDQSELAAATTLEDSINLAVSYNLKQSISDESESDDIDITVDKTVVMINVSDKLLFNSGSYRLSSKANNLMQKLAEVINSEPSMEVMIEGHTDSQTMVPGSHLQDNWDLSVRRATSIVRILQDKYKVDPAKLIAAGRSSYAPLAENDTKENRAKNRRTRIVIIPNLDKFFALLESEQ; via the coding sequence ATGAAAAAAACTGTATTAATGGCTGTAATGTCAATGGCAATGTTAAGTTCTTGTGTTTCAAAGAAGAAATACGTGGAGCTTGAAAATCAACTTTCAGACACTCAATCCAACTTGCAACGTACCACTATGGAAAAAGAGGAGGCTCAACGAAAGCTGGATGCTATCGAAGCCCGTGTTGCAGACTATAATGCTAAGATCAATTCCCTTCAGGAATCTAATGATGAAAGACTGGAAATGAATGATCTTACTGCTATGTCTACAAATAACAAGCGTAAAATGCGTGAAACTCTGGCTAAAGTTGACCAATCTGAACTGGCAGCTGCTACCACTCTGGAAGATTCCATAAATCTTGCAGTATCTTATAACCTGAAGCAATCAATCTCAGATGAATCAGAAAGTGATGATATCGATATTACTGTAGATAAAACTGTTGTTATGATTAATGTTTCAGACAAATTGTTATTCAACAGCGGTAGCTACAGGTTAAGCAGCAAAGCAAATAATTTGATGCAAAAACTTGCCGAGGTTATTAATTCTGAACCAAGTATGGAAGTAATGATTGAAGGTCATACAGATTCACAAACAATGGTACCGGGTTCACACCTGCAGGATAACTGGGATCTAAGTGTGCGTAGAGCAACTTCTATTGTAAGGATCCTACAGGACAAATACAAAGTTGACCCTGCGAAATTGATCGCTGCCGGTAGAAGTAGTTATGCTCCTCTTGCCGAAAACGATACAAAAGAAAACAGAGCTAAGAACAGAAGAACAAGAATTGTAATTATTCCAAATCTTGATAAATTCTTTGCATTACTGGAATCTGAACAATAA
- the upp gene encoding uracil phosphoribosyltransferase codes for MQVNHLLEKNSIAAKFVAELRDINIQNDRLRFRRNIERLGEILAYELSKTLNFAPASTLSPLGTANTFLPQEDVVICSILRAGLPLHTGLLNYFDTAENTFISAYRHYLNETEFEIKVEYLASPSLEGKTLILADPMLATGASFVTVLEALKTMGTPAQIHLVSIIGARPGVEFVAENFPENSKLWIAAIDEELNEHGYIVPGLGDAGDLCFGTKMQH; via the coding sequence ATGCAGGTTAACCATCTTCTGGAGAAAAATTCAATCGCTGCAAAATTTGTGGCTGAACTAAGGGATATAAACATTCAAAACGACAGGTTGCGTTTCCGAAGAAATATTGAAAGACTTGGAGAGATCCTGGCCTATGAACTAAGTAAAACCCTTAATTTTGCACCCGCCTCCACCCTTTCTCCACTTGGCACCGCAAATACATTTTTGCCACAGGAGGATGTAGTGATCTGTTCAATTTTAAGGGCAGGATTACCCCTTCACACCGGGCTTCTTAATTATTTTGATACGGCAGAGAACACATTTATTTCGGCCTACCGGCATTACTTAAATGAAACCGAATTTGAAATTAAGGTAGAATATCTCGCGTCTCCTTCCCTGGAAGGTAAAACACTTATTCTGGCAGATCCAATGCTGGCCACTGGAGCATCCTTTGTGACAGTTCTTGAAGCTTTGAAAACCATGGGTACACCAGCCCAGATTCATTTGGTATCTATAATTGGAGCCAGGCCCGGGGTTGAGTTTGTAGCTGAAAATTTTCCGGAAAACTCCAAATTATGGATCGCTGCCATAGATGAAGAATTAAATGAACATGGATATATTGTTCCGGGATTAGGAGATGCCGGCGATCTTTGCTTTGGTACGAAAATGCAACATTAG
- a CDS encoding nuclear transport factor 2 family protein: protein MTTRETFLKKFNNAFVENDLNFIFDSVTDDVHWEMIGEPVIYGKEALVEAMNKVKHSREMTLHINSMLITKDAAAVDGSMTMKDSDNVEKKYMFCDLYKFSLSEENKIKEVRAFIIDVTNAPGDKENSKQ from the coding sequence ATGACTACCAGAGAGACATTTTTAAAAAAGTTTAATAACGCATTTGTGGAAAATGACCTTAATTTCATTTTTGACAGTGTAACAGATGATGTTCATTGGGAAATGATTGGGGAACCTGTGATATATGGCAAAGAGGCTTTAGTAGAGGCTATGAATAAGGTAAAGCATTCAAGAGAAATGACGTTGCATATCAATTCAATGCTTATTACAAAAGATGCTGCTGCGGTAGATGGTTCAATGACCATGAAGGATAGCGACAATGTCGAAAAAAAGTATATGTTTTGTGACCTCTACAAATTCAGTTTATCTGAAGAGAATAAAATTAAGGAAGTAAGAGCTTTTATTATTGATGTAACAAATGCTCCCGGAGACAAAGAAAATTCTAAACAATAA
- a CDS encoding VOC family protein translates to MAKINPYLNFNGTAEEAFKFYHSVFGGELSEIHRFKDMPDADKITSKEQNKVMHVSLPIGNGNVLMGSDILESMSPDFKQGNNFYISINTESREESDQIFNALANGGIIEMELQQTFWGSYFGMLRDKFGINWMIDYGEESH, encoded by the coding sequence ATGGCAAAAATAAATCCTTATTTAAATTTTAACGGAACTGCGGAAGAAGCTTTTAAATTTTATCATTCGGTATTTGGAGGAGAGCTTTCTGAGATACATAGATTTAAAGATATGCCAGATGCAGATAAAATTACATCCAAAGAACAAAATAAAGTGATGCATGTGTCACTTCCCATTGGAAATGGAAATGTTTTAATGGGTTCAGATATTTTGGAATCTATGAGCCCTGATTTTAAACAGGGAAATAATTTCTACATCTCCATAAATACGGAAAGCAGGGAAGAATCCGACCAGATCTTTAACGCCTTAGCCAATGGAGGAATAATTGAAATGGAACTTCAACAAACTTTTTGGGGATCTTATTTTGGAATGTTACGTGATAAATTTGGGATAAACTGGATGATAGATTATGGGGAGGAAAGTCATTAA
- a CDS encoding universal stress protein, translated as MKKILIAIDYNPSSQKVAETGYELAQLMGGEVCLIHVMAEIAHYGMQYPTFMGYDGYDAGAIDIEMMNEMHKVTEEYLKSAAKHLNDPAVITHLTEGDAANAILEYAAQWNASLIVMGTHSHSALEKLLMGTVASKVIEKTKIPVYLVPVKKD; from the coding sequence ATGAAAAAAATTCTAATAGCAATAGATTACAATCCATCCTCTCAAAAGGTCGCCGAAACGGGTTATGAATTGGCGCAGTTGATGGGCGGGGAGGTATGCCTTATCCATGTGATGGCTGAGATTGCACATTACGGGATGCAATATCCTACTTTTATGGGATATGATGGATATGATGCCGGGGCGATCGATATTGAAATGATGAATGAAATGCATAAGGTTACCGAGGAGTATTTAAAATCGGCAGCCAAACATCTTAACGATCCTGCTGTAATCACTCACCTTACAGAAGGAGATGCAGCCAATGCAATTCTTGAATATGCAGCCCAATGGAATGCAAGTCTTATTGTGATGGGAACCCATAGCCACTCTGCTCTTGAAAAACTACTTATGGGTACGGTGGCGTCGAAAGTGATAGAAAAAACAAAAATACCGGTGTATCTGGTACCTGTGAAAAAGGATTGA
- a CDS encoding ferritin-like domain-containing protein, protein MKTTREEAKENSHNELVENLQELLEKNLDAEKGFKNALDETKNVHLKQFFKKQAIQKNRFVTELDYVIRSLNEEPKEKGSTLGGLHRVWMDLKTSLSGDKDEAVLEEVIRGEKASEKEYEEKLKDHFFPVDIAELLNKQLAEIRLTLAKVKTLEDLADD, encoded by the coding sequence ATGAAAACCACCAGAGAAGAAGCAAAAGAGAATAGCCACAATGAACTTGTGGAAAATTTGCAGGAGTTACTTGAGAAAAATCTTGATGCCGAAAAAGGTTTCAAGAATGCCCTGGATGAAACAAAAAATGTTCATTTAAAACAATTTTTCAAGAAGCAGGCAATTCAAAAAAACAGGTTTGTTACAGAACTGGATTATGTTATTAGATCCCTGAACGAAGAACCAAAAGAAAAAGGAAGCACCCTGGGAGGGCTTCATCGCGTATGGATGGATTTAAAAACTTCCTTATCTGGCGATAAGGATGAAGCAGTACTCGAAGAAGTGATAAGAGGTGAAAAGGCCAGTGAAAAAGAATATGAAGAGAAATTGAAGGATCATTTTTTTCCTGTAGATATCGCTGAACTTCTTAATAAACAACTGGCAGAGATAAGATTGACTCTTGCAAAAGTAAAAACCCTTGAAGATCTGGCAGATGATTAA
- a CDS encoding ferritin-like domain-containing protein produces MKTTRELAKEDTHNKLVQNLQELLVKNYDAHKGFIKAFKEARSKDLKDHLKIRAFLHQRNATEIDKLIHTLNETPLEEGSAVGRFHRIWMDVMIAITGHDDKTILEECLRGQKATLNEYKDKLKNYKFPGNIKEILKKHLLELELSLQEVKSIQDI; encoded by the coding sequence ATGAAAACTACCAGAGAACTAGCAAAAGAAGACACACATAATAAACTTGTGCAGAATTTACAGGAATTATTGGTGAAAAATTACGACGCTCACAAAGGATTTATAAAAGCATTTAAAGAAGCCCGCAGCAAAGACCTTAAAGATCATTTAAAAATAAGGGCTTTTTTACACCAACGCAATGCCACTGAAATAGATAAACTCATTCACACTCTTAACGAGACGCCGCTGGAGGAAGGAAGCGCTGTGGGTAGGTTTCATCGTATTTGGATGGATGTTATGATAGCTATTACAGGACATGATGATAAAACAATATTGGAAGAATGTCTTAGGGGTCAAAAAGCTACACTTAATGAATATAAGGATAAACTCAAAAATTATAAATTTCCCGGGAATATTAAAGAGATCCTAAAAAAACACCTGCTGGAACTGGAATTGTCCCTGCAGGAGGTCAAAAGCATTCAAGATATTTAG
- a CDS encoding SDR family NAD(P)-dependent oxidoreductase produces MKNIKGEEQANLTAEEIEQCILVLNKLVENTNQLFDLPEAQRISLMMAAGSLTRPNRDEFARRRKDASKAAKRKMIERDKHARKETGIRSAREAAVFEAPKLLQPAQLIEKSPELESPRNCYVCKTVYTKLHHFYDTMCKDCGDFNYAKRFQTADLTGQVAVVTGSRLKIGYHITLMLLRAGATVVATTRFPADSALRFSKEADFMDWSDRLKIHGLDLRHIPSVEIFCNFIEQKYDRLDILINNAAQTVRRPAGFYQHLMDKENLPVHELPLQAQDLLHDHINCLQELKSFTAGTGNNQNLPVTWHGPEPGIGLRASARLSQIPYSFDNSLSVKEVFPEGQLDADLQQVDLRKTNSWRLKLGEIETTEMVEVQLVNAVAPFVLCNRLSGLMKKENTGKKHIINVSAMEGKFQRFKKEDRHPHTNMAKAALNMLTHTSASGFAKHGIYMNAIDTGWVTDEDPAELSKKKVEVHDFQPPLDIVDGAARVMDPLFDGINTGKHWCGKFLKDYRPIDW; encoded by the coding sequence ATGAAAAATATAAAAGGGGAGGAGCAGGCAAATCTTACTGCTGAAGAGATCGAACAATGCATTTTGGTATTGAATAAATTGGTTGAGAACACGAACCAACTTTTCGATTTGCCTGAAGCTCAACGAATATCCTTGATGATGGCGGCAGGTTCCCTTACCCGGCCAAACAGAGATGAATTTGCACGCAGGAGGAAGGACGCTTCTAAAGCGGCCAAACGAAAGATGATTGAACGTGATAAGCACGCGCGTAAGGAAACCGGAATAAGAAGTGCGCGGGAAGCCGCCGTGTTTGAAGCGCCTAAATTGCTGCAACCCGCACAACTTATAGAAAAGAGTCCTGAACTTGAATCGCCGCGCAACTGTTATGTGTGTAAGACGGTATATACCAAATTGCACCATTTTTACGATACTATGTGTAAAGATTGTGGCGATTTTAATTATGCCAAGCGTTTCCAAACTGCAGATCTTACCGGCCAGGTTGCTGTAGTAACGGGATCGCGTTTAAAAATTGGGTACCACATTACTTTGATGCTGCTTAGGGCCGGGGCAACTGTAGTAGCAACCACCCGCTTTCCTGCCGATTCGGCCCTCCGATTCTCAAAGGAGGCAGATTTTATGGATTGGAGTGACAGGCTAAAGATTCACGGTTTGGACCTTAGGCATATTCCAAGCGTAGAGATCTTTTGTAATTTTATAGAGCAAAAATATGACAGGCTTGATATCCTTATAAACAATGCTGCACAAACGGTAAGACGGCCGGCGGGATTCTATCAGCACCTTATGGATAAGGAGAATTTGCCGGTTCATGAACTCCCGCTACAAGCACAGGACCTTTTGCATGATCATATAAACTGCCTTCAGGAATTGAAAAGCTTTACAGCAGGTACCGGGAACAACCAAAATTTGCCGGTCACCTGGCATGGGCCCGAACCGGGAATAGGCTTAAGGGCATCTGCCAGATTATCACAAATTCCTTACAGTTTTGATAACTCTCTTTCAGTAAAAGAAGTGTTTCCTGAAGGACAGCTGGATGCAGATCTTCAACAGGTAGACCTTAGAAAAACCAATAGCTGGAGGTTAAAACTTGGGGAGATTGAGACAACAGAGATGGTGGAAGTTCAATTGGTAAATGCCGTGGCGCCCTTTGTTTTATGCAACCGCCTTTCCGGCCTTATGAAAAAAGAGAATACCGGCAAAAAACATATTATTAACGTATCTGCAATGGAAGGTAAATTCCAGCGCTTTAAAAAGGAGGACCGTCATCCTCATACAAATATGGCCAAAGCCGCTTTAAATATGCTTACCCATACATCGGCATCAGGTTTTGCAAAGCATGGAATTTATATGAATGCAATTGATACCGGGTGGGTAACCGATGAAGACCCCGCCGAACTTTCCAAAAAGAAGGTAGAGGTTCATGATTTTCAACCCCCGCTGGATATTGTAGACGGTGCAGCAAGGGTAATGGATCCTTTGTTTGACGGTATTAATACCGGGAAACACTGGTGTGGAAAATTTTTAAAAGATTACCGTCCTATCGACTGGTAA
- a CDS encoding DEAD/DEAH box helicase, protein MSKTKKDQKEILEKLGIESLNPMQMEALDAISSNASVVLLSPTGTGKTLAFLLPILEDLDPECRNIQVLILVPSRELAIQIEQVIREMGSGYKANAVYGGRAFSKDKIELSHPPAILVGTPGRVGDHLRRGTFAIENITTLVLDEFDKSLEVGFEEEMREILATLPKLRKKVLTSATQEIEIPAFAGIKDPVYINYLSSGKAQLNVKTIKSPSRDKLDTLVDLLSPLRNSPGIIFCNFKDTIQEVSDHLFKNKINHGIFHGGMEQKDRERSLIKFRNGTYQLLLATDLAARGIDVPEIQFIIHYQLPHSAPEFTHRNGRTARMNQKGTAYVLHWEKEDLPDFITPTPDEKVKKMDAQTSITWETLFISGGRKDKISKGDIAGLFLKQGNLQKEELGNIELKQDCAFVAVPAEKAGELIAELNNSRLKRKKVRVSLI, encoded by the coding sequence ATGTCTAAAACTAAAAAAGATCAAAAAGAGATCCTGGAGAAATTAGGTATTGAAAGCCTTAATCCCATGCAAATGGAGGCTCTTGATGCAATTTCATCTAATGCTTCAGTTGTGCTGTTATCTCCCACAGGGACTGGAAAAACGCTGGCTTTCCTTCTTCCTATACTTGAAGACCTGGATCCTGAATGCAGGAATATCCAGGTACTTATACTGGTCCCTTCCCGGGAACTTGCAATCCAGATAGAACAGGTAATAAGGGAGATGGGATCTGGTTATAAGGCAAATGCAGTTTATGGCGGCAGGGCGTTTTCAAAAGACAAAATAGAATTAAGCCATCCTCCGGCAATATTGGTAGGGACGCCTGGCAGGGTAGGAGATCATTTACGAAGGGGCACTTTTGCCATTGAAAATATAACCACTCTGGTCCTTGATGAATTTGATAAATCTTTGGAAGTGGGTTTTGAAGAAGAAATGAGAGAGATCCTGGCAACTCTTCCAAAACTCAGGAAAAAGGTCTTAACATCGGCGACCCAGGAAATAGAAATTCCCGCCTTCGCCGGAATTAAAGATCCTGTTTATATAAATTACCTTTCTTCCGGAAAAGCGCAGCTTAATGTAAAGACTATAAAGTCCCCTAGCAGGGATAAACTGGATACTCTTGTAGATCTCCTTTCTCCCTTAAGAAACAGTCCAGGGATCATTTTTTGTAATTTTAAAGATACTATCCAGGAGGTAAGTGATCATCTTTTTAAGAATAAGATCAACCATGGGATTTTTCATGGAGGAATGGAACAGAAAGACCGGGAAAGGTCCCTTATAAAATTTCGCAACGGAACTTACCAGCTGCTTCTTGCAACAGATCTTGCGGCCAGGGGAATAGACGTGCCCGAAATTCAATTTATAATACATTATCAATTACCTCACAGCGCGCCGGAATTTACTCATAGAAATGGCCGTACAGCCCGCATGAACCAAAAGGGCACAGCCTATGTATTGCATTGGGAAAAGGAAGATTTGCCCGATTTTATAACCCCCACGCCAGATGAAAAAGTAAAAAAAATGGACGCCCAAACTTCAATTACATGGGAAACTTTATTTATTTCGGGCGGTAGAAAAGATAAGATATCTAAAGGTGATATTGCCGGTTTGTTCTTAAAACAGGGAAATCTTCAAAAAGAAGAACTAGGAAATATAGAATTAAAGCAGGATTGCGCTTTTGTAGCCGTTCCGGCAGAAAAGGCCGGGGAACTAATTGCCGAATTGAATAACAGCCGTTTGAAACGTAAAAAGGTGCGGGTAAGCTTAATCTGA
- a CDS encoding VF530 family protein, which produces MEGKQTNNPLHGIKLADILDYLVEKYGWEELGQRINIRCFTHEPSVKSSLKFLRRTPWAREKVEQLYLKSNP; this is translated from the coding sequence ATGGAAGGTAAACAAACCAATAATCCGTTACACGGAATAAAACTCGCAGATATCCTGGACTATCTCGTAGAAAAATATGGTTGGGAAGAACTTGGGCAAAGGATCAATATAAGATGTTTTACCCATGAACCTTCCGTAAAATCAAGCCTCAAATTTCTTAGAAGAACCCCTTGGGCACGGGAAAAGGTAGAACAACTTTATTTAAAATCTAATCCCTGA
- a CDS encoding cupin domain-containing protein, which translates to MKAFSNILNLKTILFSISLLISINLVAQEENSLVKIAQDPTLEWGPCPDFMPEGCKLTVLHGDPARKNSDIFIQFPANSEIPNHYHTSAERMVLIEGELEVTYEGEEKQTMKAGSYAYGPALKHHTGRCGDAPCVLFIAFEEAVDAIAVKD; encoded by the coding sequence ATGAAAGCGTTCTCCAACATTCTAAATTTAAAAACTATTCTGTTTTCTATCAGCCTGCTCATCTCGATTAATTTGGTGGCGCAGGAGGAAAACTCCCTGGTCAAAATTGCCCAGGATCCAACTTTGGAATGGGGTCCATGTCCCGATTTTATGCCTGAGGGTTGTAAATTAACGGTATTACATGGGGATCCGGCCCGGAAAAATTCAGATATTTTTATTCAGTTTCCCGCGAATTCTGAAATTCCCAATCATTATCATACTTCAGCAGAACGAATGGTCCTCATTGAAGGGGAACTGGAAGTTACATATGAGGGAGAGGAAAAACAAACCATGAAAGCGGGATCTTATGCTTACGGCCCGGCATTGAAACATCATACTGGAAGATGTGGCGACGCTCCCTGCGTGTTGTTTATAGCTTTTGAGGAAGCTGTAGATGCTATTGCCGTAAAAGACTAG